Proteins from a genomic interval of Pseudomonas silesiensis:
- the tusA gene encoding sulfurtransferase TusA has translation MSEMIETPVDGTLDATGLNCPEPVMMLHQHIRDLVPGGLLKVIATDPSTRRDIPKFCVFLDHELVGQHEAAGTYLYWIRKKSG, from the coding sequence ATGAGTGAAATGATCGAAACGCCGGTAGACGGCACCCTCGACGCCACCGGCCTCAACTGTCCGGAGCCGGTGATGATGTTGCACCAGCACATCCGTGACCTGGTGCCCGGCGGCCTGCTGAAGGTGATCGCCACCGATCCGTCGACCCGTCGCGACATTCCCAAGTTTTGTGTGTTTCTTGACCATGAATTGGTGGGGCAGCATGAAGCGGCAGGCACCTACCTTTACTGGATCCGCAAGAAGTCCGGTTAA